One Gadus morhua chromosome 23, gadMor3.0, whole genome shotgun sequence DNA segment encodes these proteins:
- the mcmdc2 gene encoding minichromosome maintenance domain-containing protein 2, which translates to MDEVLSLKESVLFYLDRSGGLQKLVEDCEPFNGPQQSEAVYRFCVSVNPSDVMELDPLLGDRVLHDPLTATSLFRSVCFISIKTLSLIEQIHTENQVNIILKLTHLPPFPEYTLDLSAAPRSYGPTRPFAMEGLVIAMTRTTQYTQGARFLCSDEDCPCSTGYTHIRVHRPGATEAATVRRDFSCLVCGAPLKEDLKFRVLGDKQLVELIHVGVLDVLNVHPQRSLRYQSVTLFLRDELCHSMELGRLYRVLGIPALVHQWPGLTWSVEASSVQPCEPVYPHTVSGDLQALLKATSGSPWRFPGLLAHSFGSEVVPPGRYDTLKLALLLSLVQTTPETAETFHSLDLLALASDTLVIERLMAYSLSLAVRGVRHQAQGEMFASLSRDEHGTGTANIHAGAALLASGGVCMLGDLGGFRKDKLDAIQSVLESRAVAVFVPGRRYGEEADQQLSFPVRCSFWALADASELLLRRSGPRGHSALLGATEMGPKPSQLAESFGLVLRCPDPLGGPGVLAQAAHTLSQALPPGGEPLYPTAIQLPFQDYKEFLAHARGLRGELSSGAEKMIHGYYMASRRVRCDQNHGVKVSVASVKLMITLAEAHCKLCLRTTVEEEDALIAVLLCENSITLQHGASVLVTPPDPAFPCDLGGGVGALLQRDLLLEDLRQAVLRFIYAYAPGAAAYIAEE; encoded by the exons ATGGACGAAGTCCTGTCCCTTAAAGAGTCCGTCCTCTTCTACCTCGACAGGAGCGGTGGCCTCCAAAAACTGGTCGAGGACTGCGAGCCCTTTAACG GCCCTCAGCAGAGCGAGGCGGTCTACCGGTTCTGCGTGTCTGTGAACCCATCGGATGTGATGGAGCTGGATCCTCTGCTGGGGGACCGAGTCCTCCACGACCCGCTGACAGCCACAAGCCTGTTCAGATCC GTTTGCTTCATTTCAATAAAAACCCTTTCTCTGATTGAACAAATACACACTGAGAACCAG GTGAATATTATTCTGAAACTGACGCATCTGCCGCCGTTCCCGGAGTACACCCTGGACCTGAGTGCGGCCCCCCGGAGTTACGGCCCCACGCGGCCCTTCGCCATGGAGGGCCTGGTCATCGCCATGACGAGGACCACCCAGTACACGCAGGGGGCCCGCTTCCTCTGCAGCGACGAAGACTGCCCCTGCTCCACAG GCTACACCCACATCAGGGTGCACCGGCCCGGGGCCACGGAGGCGGCCACCGTGAGGAGGGACTTCAGCTGCCTGGTCTGTGGGGCCCCCCTGAAGGAGGACCTCAAGTTCAGGGTGCTGGGGG ATAAGCAGCTGGTGGAGTTGATCCACGTGGGGGTGTTGGACGTCCTCAACGTCCATCCTCAGAGGTCCCTCCGCTACCAGTCCGTCACCCTGTTCCTCAGAG ACGAGCTGTGTCACTCCATGGAGCTGGGCCGTCTCTACCGGGTGCTGGGCATTCCTGCGCTGGTGCACCAGTGGCCCGGCCTCACCTGGAGCGTGGAGGCCAGCAGTGTGCAGCCCTGCGAGCCCGTCT ACCCCCACACGGTGAGCGGTGACCTCCAGGCTCTGCTGAAGGCCACGTCCGGCTCTCCCTGGAGGTTCCCCGGCCTGCTGGCCCACTCCTTCGGCTCGGAGGTGGTTCCCCCGGGCCGCTACGACACCCTGAAGCTGGCCCTGCTCCTCAGCCTGGTCCAGACCACCCCCGAGACGGCCGAGACCTTCCACAGCCTGGACCTGCTGGCCCTGGCCAGCGACACGCTGGTCATAGAGCG gCTGATGGCCTACAGCCTGAGCCTGGCTGTCCGGGGGGTCCGGCACCAGGCCCAGGGGGAGATGTTCGCCTCGCTCTCCAGGGACGAGCACGGCACCGGCACCGCCAACATCCACGCGGGCGCCGCCCTGCTGGCCAGCGGGGGGGTTTGCATGCTGGGGGACCTGGGGGGCTTCCGCAAGGACAAGCTGGACGCCATCCAGTCAG TCCTGGAGAGCCGTGCGGTGGCGGTCTTCGTCCCGGGGCGGCGGTACGGCGAGGAGGCCGACCAGCAGCTCTCCTTCCCGGTGCGCTGCAGCTTCTGGGCCCTGGCCGACGCCTCGGAGCTGCTGCTGCGGAGgtccgggccccggggccacagCGCGCTGCTGGGGGCCACG GAGATGGGTCCGAAGCCCAGCCAGCTGGCCGAGTCCTTCGGCCTGGTCCTCCGCTGCCCCGACCCCCTGGGGGGTCCGGGCGTGCTAGCCCAGGCCGCCCACACCCTCAGCCAGGCCCTCCCCCCCGGAGGGGAGCCCCTGTACCCCACCGCCATCCAGCTCCCCTTCCAGGACTACAAGGAG TTTCTGGCCCACGCCCGGGGTCTGAGAGGGGAGCTGAGCTCCGGAGCAGAGAAAATGATCCACGGGTACTACATGGCCAGCCGCAGGGTCCGCTGCGACCAGAACCACGGCGTCAAGGTGTCCGTGGCCTCCGTCAAACTGAT GATCACGCTGGCGGAGGCTCACTGTAAGCTGTGTCTGAGGACcaccgtggaggaggaggacgcccTCATCGCGGTCCTCCTGTGTGAGAACTCCATCACCCTACAGCACG gggCCTCGGTGCTCGTTACCCCCCCCGACCCGGCGTTCCCCTGTGAcctgggcgggggggtgggggccctGCTCCAACGagacctgctgctggaggaccTCCGTCAGGCCGTCCTGCGCTTCATCTACGCCTACGCCCCAGGGGCCGCCGCCTACATCGCCGAGGAGTGA
- the tcf24 gene encoding transcription factor 24 — translation MESSRDPAVSLMDDSPPSSPGSSPSPDGRRRDPQSRSSRAGQSVPSPGGFPGRGRPAAANAARERSRVQTLRHAFLELQRTLPSVPPDTKLSKLDVLILATTYIAHLTRTLQEEGEGESGKQVEALHSLKGDGYLHPVKKWPMRSRLYVGASGQFLHSSKRSEAENQGPSSSTS, via the exons ATGGAGAGTAGCAGAGACCCCGCGGTGTCGCTGATGGACGACAGCCCTCCGTCCAGCCCGGGCTCCAGCCCCAGCCCGGACGGCCGGCGCCGGGACCCCCAGAGCCGGTCCTCTCGGGCGGGACAGAGCGTGCCCAGCCCCGGCGGGTTCCCGGGGAGGGGGCGGCCCGCGGCGGCCAACGCGGCCCGGGAGAGGAGCCGGGTTCAGACGCTGAGGCACGCCTTTCTGGAGCTGCAGAGGACGCTGCCCTCGGTGCCCCCGGACACCAAGCTGTCCAAGCTGGACGTTTTGATCCTGGCCACCACCTACATCGCCCACCTGACCCGCACCCtgcaggaggagggcgagggggagagcGGCAAGCAGGTCGAGGCGCTGCACTCGCTGAAGGGGGATGGATACCTGCACCCGGTGAAG aaGTGGCCCATGCGCTCCAGGCTGTACGTGGGCGCGAGCGGACAGTTCCTCCACAGCTCCAAGCGCTCCGAGGCGGAGAACCAGGGCCCCTCGTCCTCCACGTCCTAG